In Clostridia bacterium, the following are encoded in one genomic region:
- the mtaB gene encoding tRNA (N(6)-L-threonylcarbamoyladenosine(37)-C(2))-methylthiotransferase MtaB, whose product MRRVGIVTLGCKVNQYDSDALASEFRRAGYEVVPFGEAADVYVVNTCTVTQIGDKKSRQLLRRAHSKNPDAIVVATGCYAQSSPDELAALPGVGVVSGTANRAGIVRAVDEAFQRRDVPPAVLVSDIDSCFDFEDLATEGSAERTRAYIKIEDGCENFCSYCRVPYVRGPVRSRRLESITGEAERLAARGFREVILTGIDLGAYGRDMGGQPDLSDVMEAVAPVPGIARVRLSSVDPTDVTERLLTVMGSAQAVCPHLHVPLQSGHDGVLARMNRHYTVAQYEEVVNRARAAIPNLAVTTDVIVGFPGEDESAFAATMETCERVAFSRMHVFQYSRRKGTVAADLPGQVGNDEKARRSEKLISLGRRLSLKFHEALVGMRMSVLVEQADGGSFEGLTPSYVRVVGKGRFEPGQIVSVVVSDAHEGFVGGEAEEETIRT is encoded by the coding sequence ATGCGCAGAGTGGGCATTGTCACCCTTGGCTGTAAGGTGAACCAGTACGATTCGGATGCGCTGGCGTCTGAGTTTCGACGGGCAGGGTACGAGGTGGTTCCCTTCGGGGAGGCCGCCGATGTGTACGTGGTGAACACCTGCACTGTGACGCAGATCGGAGATAAGAAATCCCGCCAGCTTCTGCGCAGAGCTCATTCCAAGAATCCAGACGCAATCGTGGTCGCCACTGGATGCTATGCGCAGTCCTCCCCAGATGAGCTTGCAGCTCTGCCAGGGGTCGGCGTGGTCTCTGGCACTGCGAACAGAGCGGGGATCGTCCGGGCGGTGGATGAGGCATTCCAGCGTAGGGATGTGCCTCCGGCCGTGCTAGTCTCGGATATTGATTCATGTTTCGATTTCGAGGATCTGGCAACGGAGGGCTCGGCGGAACGGACTCGCGCTTACATCAAGATCGAAGATGGATGCGAGAACTTCTGCTCATACTGCAGGGTGCCATATGTGCGTGGACCCGTCCGAAGCAGACGGCTCGAGAGCATCACTGGGGAAGCAGAGCGCCTGGCGGCCCGAGGATTCCGAGAAGTGATTCTCACTGGGATTGACCTTGGCGCATATGGACGCGATATGGGCGGTCAGCCAGACCTTTCCGATGTGATGGAGGCTGTGGCTCCGGTTCCGGGCATCGCCAGAGTGCGTCTGAGTTCAGTAGACCCCACCGATGTGACGGAGAGGCTTCTCACTGTGATGGGCAGCGCGCAAGCTGTATGCCCACACCTGCATGTTCCGCTTCAATCAGGCCATGACGGCGTGCTTGCCAGGATGAACCGACACTACACAGTGGCTCAGTATGAGGAGGTCGTGAATCGGGCCAGGGCCGCCATTCCGAACCTTGCAGTGACTACCGATGTGATTGTGGGGTTTCCCGGGGAAGACGAATCCGCTTTTGCTGCGACCATGGAAACGTGCGAACGCGTGGCGTTCTCACGGATGCATGTGTTCCAGTATTCGAGGCGTAAGGGAACCGTAGCCGCGGATCTGCCTGGGCAGGTAGGAAACGATGAGAAAGCGCGGAGGAGCGAGAAACTGATCTCCCTTGGCAGGAGGCTTTCGCTCAAGTTTCACGAGGCGCTTGTGGGGATGCGCATGAGCGTCCTCGTGGAACAGGCAGACGGCGGATCCTTCGAGGGTCTCACTCCAAGCTATGTCCGCGTGGTCGGGAAGGGACGCTTCGAACCTGGACAGATCGTGAGTGTGGTTGTGAGCGACGCCCATGAAGGTTTTGTGGGCGGGGAAGCAGAAGAGGAAACGATTAGAACCTGA
- a CDS encoding QueT transporter family protein: MKVSTRSIARAAVIAGAYAGLCVLLAPVSYGVLQVRVAEGLTVLPILWPDAVVGLTLGALIANLAGPFGIIDAIFGTAATALAAYLTYWRRRSRAPYIYPIIANGLIVGAYLPIVTHMEIHWWTFPATMLAVAAGEAVAVLAFGLPLLHALRKIGLGK; this comes from the coding sequence ATGAAGGTCAGCACTAGATCGATTGCCCGCGCTGCGGTTATCGCAGGGGCGTACGCTGGCCTCTGTGTTCTGCTCGCCCCTGTATCCTACGGAGTGCTTCAGGTGAGGGTGGCTGAAGGGCTTACCGTCCTCCCAATACTGTGGCCCGATGCGGTGGTTGGGCTGACTCTGGGTGCACTGATTGCGAATCTGGCGGGTCCGTTTGGGATCATAGATGCGATATTCGGAACCGCCGCGACAGCTCTCGCGGCGTACCTTACTTACTGGCGGAGGCGCTCGCGGGCGCCCTACATCTACCCGATCATCGCCAACGGGCTGATCGTTGGGGCATACCTTCCCATCGTCACACACATGGAGATTCACTGGTGGACTTTTCCAGCCACTATGCTGGCTGTGGCTGCCGGGGAGGCAGTCGCGGTCCTCGCCTTCGGCTTGCCTCTGCTGCACGCGCTGCGGAAAATCGGTCTCGGGAAGTGA
- the trxA gene encoding thioredoxin — MINATKPVEITDASFEKEIGAHTGVSIVDFWAAWCGPCRMQGPIVEQLAGEYADGAVRVAKLNVDENPAVAERFGIMSIPTMIIFKGGKPIDKVVGVTPLAALRQRVERAKLV, encoded by the coding sequence ATGATCAATGCTACAAAGCCTGTTGAGATCACTGATGCGAGTTTCGAGAAAGAGATCGGCGCCCACACTGGGGTGAGCATCGTCGACTTCTGGGCGGCATGGTGCGGCCCCTGCAGAATGCAGGGCCCTATTGTCGAACAGCTCGCGGGGGAGTACGCAGACGGCGCAGTGAGAGTTGCAAAGCTGAATGTGGATGAGAATCCAGCTGTTGCCGAGAGGTTCGGCATTATGAGCATCCCTACGATGATCATATTCAAGGGCGGCAAGCCCATCGACAAGGTAGTGGGAGTCACTCCTCTGGCAGCACTAAGGCAGCGGGTTGAGAGAGCGAAACTCGTCTAG
- a CDS encoding RNA methyltransferase PUA domain-containing protein, protein MRRFFVGSDCVQDGRITIAGRDARHIERVLRLRPGDLLSAMDGTGCEHTARITEREDHEHNDQCYKAC, encoded by the coding sequence ATGCGTAGATTCTTTGTGGGCAGCGACTGTGTGCAGGATGGCCGCATCACCATCGCTGGGCGGGACGCAAGGCATATCGAAAGGGTGCTGCGGCTCAGGCCCGGCGATCTGCTTTCGGCCATGGATGGTACAGGCTGTGAGCACACCGCGCGCATCACCGAAAGGGAGGATCATGAACACAATGATCAATGCTACAAAGCCTGTTGA
- the dnaJ gene encoding molecular chaperone DnaJ, translated as MDTADRDLYEILGVEKNASDEDLKKAYRSLARKHHPDVNPDDPSAEARFKEINHAYEVLSDPEKRAAYDRFGSEDGAGQGGVWNADNGGFDPFGSIFEAFFGGSPFSGGARTGPARGGDLKAVLQITLEEASSGAKKTVTLDGRPTMCSECGGSGLKPGTSRSTCSECGGRGRVQSVASGPFGQFSTVHTCPRCNGQGSVADSPCSACGGVGRVRKMASISVDVPPGVDTGTRLRVRGEGEAGSRGGPPGDLYIYTEVLPHRVFQRDGDNLVVEAPISFSQAALGDELVVPAIDGSEAKFKLPEGTQTGRQFTVRGRGMPRMRGAGRGDLIVQVRVVTPTKLTERERELLQELDTTRGSASPDGSRTFFQKVKDLFDKK; from the coding sequence TTGGATACGGCCGATCGGGACTTGTACGAGATACTAGGCGTCGAGAAGAACGCCTCTGATGAGGATTTGAAAAAGGCATACAGGAGTTTGGCTCGGAAGCACCATCCTGACGTCAACCCTGACGATCCATCCGCTGAGGCTAGGTTCAAGGAGATAAACCACGCCTACGAGGTCCTCTCTGACCCTGAAAAACGGGCAGCGTACGACAGGTTCGGCTCGGAAGATGGAGCAGGTCAGGGTGGAGTGTGGAATGCAGACAACGGCGGGTTCGACCCATTCGGCAGCATATTCGAGGCTTTCTTTGGAGGCAGTCCGTTCTCCGGCGGGGCCAGAACCGGTCCCGCACGAGGCGGCGATCTCAAGGCCGTGCTTCAGATTACCCTTGAGGAAGCGTCGTCCGGAGCTAAGAAGACCGTCACCCTGGACGGAAGGCCCACCATGTGCAGTGAATGCGGAGGATCGGGGCTCAAGCCCGGCACATCCAGATCCACCTGTTCGGAGTGCGGCGGGCGAGGCAGAGTGCAGAGCGTCGCATCTGGTCCATTTGGACAGTTCAGTACGGTTCACACCTGTCCGAGGTGCAACGGTCAGGGCAGCGTGGCGGATTCCCCCTGTTCGGCATGTGGCGGTGTGGGTCGTGTAAGGAAGATGGCCAGCATCAGCGTTGACGTGCCGCCTGGGGTCGACACAGGCACACGTCTTCGTGTGCGTGGGGAGGGCGAGGCTGGCTCTAGGGGCGGCCCCCCTGGCGACCTATACATCTATACTGAGGTGCTGCCACACCGGGTCTTCCAGCGGGATGGCGACAATCTCGTCGTCGAGGCGCCGATCTCGTTTTCTCAGGCAGCGCTGGGAGATGAGCTGGTTGTGCCTGCCATCGACGGGTCTGAGGCCAAGTTCAAGCTTCCCGAGGGAACCCAAACGGGCAGGCAGTTCACTGTGCGAGGCAGGGGAATGCCCCGGATGCGCGGCGCCGGACGCGGTGACCTCATCGTGCAGGTGAGGGTGGTCACCCCGACGAAGTTAACAGAAAGAGAACGAGAGCTACTGCAGGAGCTGGACACGACTCGCGGGTCGGCGTCGCCTGATGGTTCACGCACCTTCTTTCAGAAGGTCAAGGACCTATTCGACAAGAAGTAG
- the hrcA gene encoding heat-inducible transcriptional repressor HrcA, with protein MADRMTERSKSILRAVTDDYISTAEPVGSRTIAKKYGFGVSSATIRNEMADLEEEGYLEQPHASAGRIPSDKGYRFYVDSLMSGRGLTGLEETRIHAEYLRRRDEVEALVKATAKILGDISQCASIVVGPAVKTAEIRHIQLVPLTSDTILVLVVTTAGLVEHKVLSMEHSMCAADLDSVSRILNNGLRGRTLAEIHGKVLSEVKDELVAYASFLEGMFELLLSTLHSSDEERVYVDGLMKLLGQPEFKEIDRARPVLEFLESDEAVMMELAPAGARGLGGTRVSIGSENSRDELQACSVVSAPYGVDGRVIGSIAVIGPTRMDYPLAMTLVGHMAEGLSELLQRITSSSS; from the coding sequence ATGGCTGATAGGATGACCGAGAGGTCCAAATCGATTCTTCGTGCTGTGACTGATGACTACATCTCCACAGCTGAGCCAGTGGGGTCGAGAACCATCGCCAAGAAATACGGATTCGGGGTCAGCTCCGCCACCATCAGGAATGAGATGGCCGACCTCGAAGAGGAAGGCTACCTCGAGCAGCCCCATGCGTCTGCAGGGAGAATTCCGTCCGACAAGGGCTACAGGTTCTACGTTGACTCCCTGATGAGCGGCAGGGGCCTGACTGGTTTGGAGGAGACACGGATTCATGCTGAGTACCTGAGAAGGCGAGATGAGGTAGAGGCCCTGGTGAAGGCCACTGCGAAGATTCTTGGCGACATCTCTCAGTGTGCTTCGATCGTTGTGGGACCGGCGGTGAAAACTGCGGAGATCAGGCATATTCAGCTGGTTCCGCTGACTTCCGACACCATACTTGTGCTGGTGGTCACTACTGCCGGCCTTGTGGAGCACAAGGTGCTCTCGATGGAGCACAGCATGTGCGCTGCGGATCTCGACAGCGTGTCCAGGATCCTCAACAACGGGCTGCGTGGCAGGACTCTCGCGGAGATACACGGGAAGGTGCTGAGCGAGGTCAAGGACGAGCTGGTCGCCTACGCATCGTTCCTTGAAGGCATGTTTGAGCTTCTCCTATCTACACTGCATTCCTCTGATGAGGAGCGTGTGTACGTGGATGGCCTCATGAAGCTCCTTGGCCAGCCTGAGTTCAAGGAGATCGACAGGGCCAGGCCGGTCCTGGAGTTCCTTGAATCGGACGAGGCCGTCATGATGGAGCTTGCGCCAGCCGGGGCACGAGGGCTCGGAGGAACCAGGGTAAGCATAGGGTCTGAGAATTCCCGCGACGAGCTTCAGGCGTGCTCAGTGGTGAGCGCACCGTATGGGGTTGATGGCAGAGTTATTGGAAGCATCGCCGTGATCGGGCCTACTAGGATGGATTACCCTCTCGCCATGACCCTTGTTGGGCACATGGCTGAGGGGCTGTCGGAACTGTTGCAGCGCATAACGTCGTCATCATCATAA
- the hemW gene encoding radical SAM family heme chaperone HemW, producing the protein MGGVYVHVPFCVRKCRYCDFVSYPRARFDGQIHSYLQGVIAEAQLRAEEIRHAAPVQSMYIGGGTPTVVAPGDLASFIEALRDAVNPAAVCEFTVETNPAAVDLDGLVALRRAGVNRLSIGFQSLDDSELAALGRAHSAQDCVEVFRSAREAGFDNINIDLMLGIPGQTSASLAATVSRALSLCPEHVSAYCLILEDGTPLARDVAEGAVVLPSDDETADFYEWFVETSGDAGYRRYEISNFCLPGKECAHNIMYWENGDYIGLGVAAHSHLGRGALAHSNSLQYECGDSGADLASAVRWWNGESTQDYLAMLNAGAAPAVGREHRTPMGEASDALMLGLRMARGVDLLALGAEYDLDLVSEFGPRFARLSDRGLLCLDGARACLTARGFLLANIVFRECV; encoded by the coding sequence GCTTCGATGGTCAGATCCACTCCTACTTGCAGGGGGTAATCGCTGAGGCGCAGCTGCGGGCGGAGGAGATCCGACATGCAGCGCCGGTTCAAAGCATGTACATCGGAGGAGGAACTCCCACGGTCGTTGCTCCGGGGGATCTGGCCTCGTTTATCGAGGCTCTCAGAGACGCGGTGAATCCGGCAGCAGTCTGCGAGTTCACGGTCGAGACGAACCCAGCTGCCGTGGATCTGGATGGCCTTGTCGCCCTCAGACGGGCGGGCGTCAATCGTCTGTCGATCGGATTCCAGTCTCTTGACGACTCCGAGCTGGCCGCGCTTGGGAGGGCGCACTCCGCCCAAGACTGTGTCGAGGTGTTCAGATCGGCCAGGGAGGCGGGTTTCGACAACATCAACATCGATCTGATGCTCGGAATCCCCGGACAGACCAGTGCTTCCCTTGCCGCCACAGTCAGTCGAGCCCTGTCGCTTTGCCCTGAGCATGTCTCTGCGTACTGCCTAATACTTGAGGATGGCACTCCACTCGCCCGCGATGTGGCAGAAGGCGCAGTCGTCCTGCCCTCCGACGACGAGACTGCCGATTTCTACGAATGGTTCGTGGAAACGTCCGGGGATGCGGGATATCGCAGATACGAAATCTCGAACTTCTGCCTTCCAGGCAAGGAGTGCGCGCATAACATCATGTACTGGGAGAATGGAGACTACATTGGGCTTGGCGTCGCCGCTCACTCGCATCTTGGCAGGGGCGCGCTGGCCCATTCGAACTCTCTTCAGTACGAATGCGGGGATTCCGGCGCCGACCTCGCAAGTGCAGTCAGGTGGTGGAACGGAGAGTCGACTCAGGACTACCTTGCGATGTTGAACGCAGGAGCAGCGCCAGCAGTGGGACGTGAGCATCGAACACCCATGGGAGAGGCGTCGGACGCGCTGATGCTGGGGCTGCGCATGGCCCGGGGAGTGGATCTCCTGGCTCTGGGGGCCGAGTACGACCTTGACCTCGTGTCGGAGTTCGGGCCGAGGTTTGCACGGCTTTCAGACCGCGGGCTGCTTTGCCTCGATGGGGCGCGGGCCTGTCTCACTGCCCGGGGATTCCTCCTTGCGAACATCGTGTTCCGGGAGTGTGTGTGA